The DNA window GGTACGACGTGAGCAGCGGGACGAGGAGCGCCGGGACGCCCACCGAACCCACGTCATGCCAGATGTCGACCGCCGAGCGGAACCACATCGCGAGCACGAGCGCGATCACCGCGGTGACCACGAACCCGACCTGCACGTACCCGTTCACGCGCGACTCGTCCGGCTCTCGCCTCCACCGCCACAGGAGATCGCGGCCGAAGTTCACGCCTCCGATGAACGTGAACCCGTCCACGGTGGACATCACCGTGGCGAGGAGGCCCAGGTAGAAGAGCCCGCGCAGGAGCGGCGGCAGGTACTCGACCGCGAGCGCCGGGAACGCCGCGACCGGGTCCGTGAGATCCGGCATCAACGCGCGCGCATAGAGCCCCGTCATGGTGGTGAGGAAGTCGAACAGCATCCAGAACCCGATCGAGATGAGGACACCTCGCCTCGCGACCCGTTCGTCCTGGGCGGCATACGCGCGCTGGTAGAACGTGGGCTCGACCAGCGTCTGGAGCGCGATCAGATACCAGACGAAGACGTACTGGGGCGGATTCCCGCCGTGCCACACGAAATGGGTCGGCGGCACGTTGGCGCGGAGGAACTCGGCCCCTCCGAACTTCCACGCGAGATACGGCAGCGCGATCAGGAATCCCGCGTACATGAGGACGAACTGCACGTTGTCGGCTCGAACCACCGATCGGAGCCCGCCGCGGAGCGAGTACCCGGTCGCGACCACGGTCCCGACGAGGAGCGCCACCGGGAACGGCCACCCGAACATGAGCTGGAGGAGCACGCCGAGCATGAGCACGTACGAGGCCGGGCTCGACATGAACTGGATCACGACGGCCCCGAGCAGCCCGGCCGGCCGCCCGTA is part of the Candidatus Eisenbacteria bacterium genome and encodes:
- a CDS encoding sodium:solute symporter family protein gives rise to the protein MGRRLALPSFVATLVTTWYGGILGVGEFTYRYGISNWLVFGVPYYVGAALFALFVAHHARRSRLYSVPDQLALAYGRPAGLLGAVVIQFMSSPASYVLMLGVLLQLMFGWPFPVALLVGTVVATGYSLRGGLRSVVRADNVQFVLMYAGFLIALPYLAWKFGGAEFLRANVPPTHFVWHGGNPPQYVFVWYLIALQTLVEPTFYQRAYAAQDERVARRGVLISIGFWMLFDFLTTMTGLYARALMPDLTDPVAAFPALAVEYLPPLLRGLFYLGLLATVMSTVDGFTFIGGVNFGRDLLWRWRREPDESRVNGYVQVGFVVTAVIALVLAMWFRSAVDIWHDVGSVGVPALLVPLLTSYRPGWRLSPRAACIAIAGGGGLALMLLISRYAGWTEGYPLGLEPIYPGLAFSLAVWGLDRWVRRRAPAEGGAPTGHGPQE